The genomic DNA CCGCGGCTACCGTCTTCAAGCTCGCCGCCAAATCCGGCGAGGCGACCATTCGCGACGCCGCCCGCGTGACGGGGGCCGCATGAACGTCCCCGCCTCTTTCATGGTCTCGCTGGGCCAGTGCCTCTCGACCATGTCGTTGTATCCGAGCGGCCACCCCGCGCGCGAAAAAGTCATCGACGCCTCATTCACGCGCCTTCTCGACGTACTCAGCGACATTCAGTTCGCTGAGTTTTCGGTAATCGGCGGCGGCGTGATATTTCAGGGCCGCGTCCTCGACGAACTCCGCTCGTGGGACTGGGCCACACGACTCGCCGCCGTTGGCATCGAACGGCTGGAGATTGACGCCGACGTGTCGCGCGAGGCGTGGTCTGAGGCACTCGATGAGATGTGGCAGAAACTGAACGGTCACGCGCCGGAATCCAACGACGCGCGACAGTTGGTGGCGACGTCCATCCGTTTTGGATCACTGCGTGTGATGGGTGGCGAGGGCACAGCAGGCGGTGTGGATGGCGCCGCCAAACCGGCCACGGGCGAGACGGACCAAATTCCCGAGGACGCCCCGACGTCGCTTGGCCTAACCCTCAAAGATGAAATCGCCGCCGTCAGTTGGATTCACGAGGAAGTGCTCACCTCCGACCGGCTGCCGATGGCCGAGGTTGAGGCGATAGTTGGGTCACTCGCGATCGCGATGAAGTCGGAGCAGAAGATGCTCCTTCCACTTGTGATGCTTAAGGATTTTGATCAATACACCACGACGCACGCCTGCAACGTCTCGGTGCTGTCGATGGGGCTCGCCGAGCAA from Gemmatimonadota bacterium includes the following:
- a CDS encoding HD domain-containing protein codes for the protein MNVPASFMVSLGQCLSTMSLYPSGHPAREKVIDASFTRLLDVLSDIQFAEFSVIGGGVIFQGRVLDELRSWDWATRLAAVGIERLEIDADVSREAWSEALDEMWQKLNGHAPESNDARQLVATSIRFGSLRVMGGEGTAGGVDGAAKPATGETDQIPEDAPTSLGLTLKDEIAAVSWIHEEVLTSDRLPMAEVEAIVGSLAIAMKSEQKMLLPLVMLKDFDQYTTTHACNVSVLSMGLAEQMGCSRSEIRAFGVAGLLHDIGKVRIPKDILTKPGRLTDQEKAVMATHPQEGARILLERHKGLQMAAVVAYEHHICIDGNGYPHFHFDRGCHFASRLVHVCDVYDALSTNRPYRKPWTSEQALTYIEQREGTEVDPAISRAFGTMVRGSTIGHVPMPENSERDD